The Geothermobacter ehrlichii genome has a segment encoding these proteins:
- a CDS encoding Hsp20/alpha crystallin family protein — MLSWNLIREMEHLRREMDELFRGAGFGPMLDAPFLPGVGTRRYPRINIREDADNYYLEALLPGVDVRNLDMSVVGSTLTLSGERKEDESDGRTWHRRERGAGKFLRTIEVPMEIDANKVSAEYRNGVLKVTLPKAEGAKPKRIAIKAR, encoded by the coding sequence ATGCTGAGCTGGAACCTGATTCGGGAGATGGAACATCTGCGCAGGGAAATGGATGAGCTGTTCCGGGGGGCCGGGTTCGGTCCGATGCTCGACGCACCTTTCCTGCCGGGGGTCGGCACGCGTCGCTATCCGAGGATCAATATCCGTGAAGATGCCGACAACTACTACCTCGAAGCGTTGCTGCCCGGCGTCGATGTCCGGAATCTCGACATGAGCGTCGTCGGCAGCACCCTGACCCTCTCCGGCGAACGGAAAGAGGATGAAAGCGACGGTCGTACCTGGCATCGCCGTGAACGTGGCGCCGGCAAGTTTTTGCGCACTATCGAGGTGCCGATGGAGATCGACGCCAACAAGGTGAGCGCCGAATACCGGAACGGCGTGCTGAAGGTGACTCTCCCCAAGGCGGAAGGGGCCAAGCCGAAGCGCATCGCCATCAAGGCGCGCTGA
- a CDS encoding Hsp20/alpha crystallin family protein has protein sequence MSERTLTLTQDKELTREEMRTRDRYLTPAVDIFETDEGLTLIADVPGLDKDHLKVDIDQGVLTIEGAAGHDDKGERLFEEFAVAGYFRQFRLPDSIDPDRTEAELKDGVLTLHLPKAEAARPKKIAIKTVH, from the coding sequence ATGAGCGAGAGGACTCTGACCCTGACTCAGGATAAAGAACTGACCCGTGAGGAGATGCGTACCCGTGACCGTTATCTGACCCCCGCGGTCGACATCTTCGAAACCGACGAAGGCCTGACCCTGATTGCCGATGTCCCGGGTCTCGACAAGGACCATCTCAAGGTCGACATCGACCAGGGCGTACTGACCATCGAGGGGGCGGCCGGTCATGACGACAAGGGTGAAAGGCTGTTCGAGGAATTTGCTGTCGCCGGTTACTTCAGGCAGTTCCGGTTGCCCGACAGCATCGACCCTGATCGGACCGAGGCCGAACTCAAGGACGGAGTGCTGACCCTGCATCTGCCGAAAGCCGAGGCGGCCCGTCCGAAGAAGATCGCCATCAAGACCGTGCATTGA